One Oncorhynchus kisutch isolate 150728-3 linkage group LG13, Okis_V2, whole genome shotgun sequence DNA window includes the following coding sequences:
- the LOC109902890 gene encoding prothymosin alpha-A isoform X1: MADTKVDKKEISAKDLKEKKLVEEAENGKDAPANGKKAKEAEENGDVEDVDEEEDVGEEEDEEEDVEGDEDDEDDDEVEGRAGKRAAEDDDDDDDDDEEDVGTKKQKTDDD, from the exons ATGGCTGACACAAAAGTCGACAAGAAGGAGATCTCTGCCAAG GACCTGAAAGAGAAGAAGCTTGTTGAGGAGGCAGAAAATGGAAAAGATGCCCCAGCCAATGGGAAAAAAGCT AAGGAGGCTGAGGAGAATGGCGATGTAGAGGATGTagacgaggaggaggatgtgggagaggaggaggatgaggaagaggatgtTGAGG gcGACGAAGATGATGAAGATGACGATGAGGTCGAGGGTCGCGCAGGCAAGAGGGCGGCGGAAGATGATGAcgacgatgatgatgacgatgag GAGGATGTTGGAACGAAGAAGCAGAAAACCGATGATGATTAA
- the LOC109902890 gene encoding prothymosin alpha-A isoform X2 — MADTKVDKKEISAKDLKEKKLVEEAENGKDAPANGKKAEAEENGDVEDVDEEEDVGEEEDEEEDVEGDEDDEDDDEVEGRAGKRAAEDDDDDDDDDEEDVGTKKQKTDDD, encoded by the exons ATGGCTGACACAAAAGTCGACAAGAAGGAGATCTCTGCCAAG GACCTGAAAGAGAAGAAGCTTGTTGAGGAGGCAGAAAATGGAAAAGATGCCCCAGCCAATGGGAAAAAAGCT GAGGCTGAGGAGAATGGCGATGTAGAGGATGTagacgaggaggaggatgtgggagaggaggaggatgaggaagaggatgtTGAGG gcGACGAAGATGATGAAGATGACGATGAGGTCGAGGGTCGCGCAGGCAAGAGGGCGGCGGAAGATGATGAcgacgatgatgatgacgatgag GAGGATGTTGGAACGAAGAAGCAGAAAACCGATGATGATTAA
- the LOC109902890 gene encoding prothymosin alpha-A isoform X3 — MADTKVDKKEISAKDLKEKKLVEEAENGKDAPANGKKAKEAEENGDVEDVDEEEDVGEEEDEEEDVEGDEDDEDDDEEDVGTKKQKTDDD; from the exons ATGGCTGACACAAAAGTCGACAAGAAGGAGATCTCTGCCAAG GACCTGAAAGAGAAGAAGCTTGTTGAGGAGGCAGAAAATGGAAAAGATGCCCCAGCCAATGGGAAAAAAGCT AAGGAGGCTGAGGAGAATGGCGATGTAGAGGATGTagacgaggaggaggatgtgggagaggaggaggatgaggaagaggatgtTGAGG gcGACGAAGATGATGAAGATGACGATGAG GAGGATGTTGGAACGAAGAAGCAGAAAACCGATGATGATTAA